The following proteins come from a genomic window of Nicotiana tomentosiformis chromosome 12, ASM39032v3, whole genome shotgun sequence:
- the LOC138902933 gene encoding uncharacterized protein — translation MKGVMRFRKRGKLSPRYIGPFEVFQRIGEVAYKIALAPSLSSVHLVFHVSTLWKYVGDPSHVLDFRTVQLDGDWTYDVEPVAILDQKVQKLRSKDIDSAKV, via the coding sequence atgaagggtgttatgaggttcaggaagaggGGAAaattgagccctcgatatattgggccgtttgaagtatttcagaggattggggaggtggcttacaagattGCCTTGGcgcctagtttgtcgagtgttcatctagtatttcatgtttctacgctctggaagtatgtcggtgatccATCACATGTTCTGGATTTCAggacagttcagttggatggtgattggacttatgatgtggagccggtggccattttggatcagaaggttcaaaagttgaggtcaaaagacATAGATTCAgcgaaggtgtag